The proteins below are encoded in one region of Pseudomonas putida S13.1.2:
- the rpsS gene encoding 30S ribosomal protein S19 has protein sequence MPRSLKKGPFIDLHLLKKVEVAVEKNDRKPVKTWSRRSMILPQMVGLTIAVHNGRQHVPVLVNEDMVGHKLGEFAGTRTYRGHVADKKAKR, from the coding sequence GTGCCACGTTCTCTGAAAAAAGGTCCTTTTATCGATCTTCACCTGTTGAAGAAGGTCGAAGTGGCGGTGGAGAAGAACGATCGCAAGCCAGTTAAAACCTGGTCGCGTCGCTCGATGATCCTGCCACAAATGGTCGGTCTGACCATCGCGGTTCACAACGGTCGCCAGCATGTTCCAGTTCTCGTGAACGAAGACATGGTCGGCCACAAACTGGGCGAGTTCGCCGGTACCCGCACCTATCGCGGGCACGTGGC
- the rplB gene encoding 50S ribosomal protein L2: MAIVKCKPTSPGRRFVVKVVNKELHKGAPHAPLLEKKSKSGGRNNNGRITTRHVGGGHKQHYRLVDFRRNDKDGIPATVERIEYDPNRTAHIALLCYADGERRYIIAPKGVSAGDQLIAGALAPIKAGNSLQLRNIPVGSTIHGVELKPGKGAQIARSAGASAQLIARDGVYVTLRLRSGEMRKVLAECRATLGEVSNSEHSLRSLGKAGAKRWRGVRPTVRGVAMNPVDHPHGGGEGRTSGGRHPVSPWGFPTKGAKTRGNKRTDNMIVRRRK, from the coding sequence ATGGCAATCGTTAAATGCAAACCGACTTCCCCTGGCCGCCGTTTCGTGGTCAAGGTGGTCAACAAGGAGCTGCACAAAGGCGCTCCTCACGCACCGCTGCTCGAGAAGAAATCGAAGTCTGGTGGTCGTAACAACAATGGCCGCATTACCACTCGTCACGTTGGTGGTGGTCATAAGCAGCATTACCGTCTGGTCGACTTCCGTCGCAACGACAAAGATGGCATTCCAGCCACTGTCGAGCGTATCGAATACGATCCAAACCGTACTGCTCACATCGCCCTGCTGTGCTACGCAGACGGCGAGCGTCGCTACATCATTGCCCCTAAAGGCGTGAGCGCTGGCGACCAGCTGATCGCAGGTGCACTGGCCCCAATCAAGGCCGGTAACTCCCTGCAACTGCGCAACATCCCAGTAGGTAGCACCATTCACGGTGTTGAACTGAAGCCGGGTAAAGGTGCTCAGATCGCTCGTTCCGCTGGTGCTTCGGCTCAGCTGATCGCTCGTGACGGCGTATACGTGACTCTGCGTCTGCGTTCCGGTGAAATGCGTAAAGTACTGGCTGAGTGCCGTGCGACCCTGGGCGAAGTCTCGAACTCCGAGCACAGCCTGCGTTCGCTGGGTAAAGCGGGTGCCAAACGCTGGCGCGGCGTTCGCCCAACCGTTCGTGGCGTTGCCATGAACCCGGTTGACCACCCACATGGTGGTGGTGAAGGTCGTACCTCCGGTGGTCGTCATCCGGTATCGCCATGGGGCTTCCCAACCAAGGGTGCTAAAACCCGTGGTAATAAGCGTACCGACAACATGATCGTCCGTCGTCGCAAGTAA
- the rplW gene encoding 50S ribosomal protein L23: MNQERVFKVLLGPHVSEKATVLAEKKGQFVFKVATDATKLEIKKAVEGLFNVKVENVSTVNVLGKTKRTARGLGKRNDWKKAIVSLQPGQDLDFSSSAE, translated from the coding sequence ATGAACCAGGAACGCGTATTTAAAGTCCTCCTTGGCCCGCACGTTTCCGAGAAGGCTACCGTTCTGGCTGAGAAAAAAGGCCAGTTCGTATTCAAGGTTGCTACCGATGCAACCAAGCTGGAAATCAAGAAAGCTGTCGAAGGCCTGTTCAACGTAAAAGTTGAAAACGTGTCGACTGTTAACGTTCTGGGTAAAACCAAGCGTACCGCACGTGGTCTGGGCAAGCGTAATGACTGGAAGAAGGCGATTGTCTCCCTTCAGCCAGGCCAAGATCTCGATTTCAGCAGCAGTGCTGAGTAA
- the rplD gene encoding 50S ribosomal protein L4 produces MQLNVNDAQAIEVSELTFGGEFNETLVHQAVVAYMAGGRQGTKQQKTRSDVAGGGKRPWRQKGTGRARAGTTRGPIWRGGGVTFAARPQDHSQKLNKKMYRAALRSILAELVRSDRLVVVQDFAVEAPKTKDLLNKLNGMGLSDVLIVSDAVDQNLYLAARNLPHVDVRDVQGSDPVSLIAYEKVLITVSAVKKFEELLG; encoded by the coding sequence ATGCAACTCAATGTAAATGACGCTCAGGCGATCGAAGTTTCCGAACTGACTTTCGGTGGCGAATTCAACGAGACGCTGGTACACCAAGCAGTCGTGGCCTACATGGCCGGCGGCCGTCAGGGCACCAAGCAGCAAAAGACCCGTTCCGACGTGGCTGGTGGCGGTAAGCGCCCATGGCGTCAGAAGGGTACTGGCCGTGCTCGTGCTGGTACCACTCGTGGTCCGATCTGGCGTGGCGGTGGTGTAACCTTCGCAGCTCGCCCTCAAGATCACTCGCAGAAGCTCAACAAGAAGATGTACCGCGCAGCTCTGCGCTCCATCCTCGCTGAGCTGGTGCGTAGCGACCGTCTGGTCGTGGTTCAGGACTTCGCTGTTGAAGCACCGAAAACCAAAGATCTGCTGAACAAGCTGAACGGCATGGGTCTGAGCGACGTACTGATCGTTTCCGACGCTGTTGATCAGAACCTGTACCTGGCTGCTCGCAACCTGCCGCACGTCGATGTACGTGACGTACAAGGTTCCGACCCGGTCAGTCTGATCGCATACGAGAAAGTGTTGATCACTGTCTCGGCCGTGAAGAAATTCGAGGAGCTGCTGGGATGA